One part of the Entelurus aequoreus isolate RoL-2023_Sb linkage group LG05, RoL_Eaeq_v1.1, whole genome shotgun sequence genome encodes these proteins:
- the sesn2 gene encoding sestrin-2 isoform X1, with translation MSTQKREMASDTENCFTCRSNGDGAPGPQSRGSGDTTRRRRCQSETGADDGGGAPTMKSLARLCSRDEEERAAALEELSRGVLVCLGLDRPGSTRLGKDTLLHLLRLSSSCPLAEVRARATELLRAAQEQGVDVPRALAPGPSAFIPAKQILKERPDQDILIESFLSLGRVDHVTMVMALHPAYLSCFLRTQHDLLVLDGPLPRHWRHYIAIMAAARHHCSYLVQQHSAGFLEAGGDESWLSGLQHAPAKLRSLHPLNKLLAHRPWLVTQLHIQDLVYPGAELRWSLAELIQAVILMAHAHSLCSFVWGCGLNPEPDHVGGHTFLPPSPGHPTCSPNSPAHEDGRQELVDGAMEVEVLMKRMVELQQQDEECTQEEMVTRFERERSESIPTAVVRGAPPERLLHLVEDPEFRYEDFAPKGEQAPPTMRAQDYSWEDHGYSLVNRLLPDMGQLLDEKFQVVSNLTYHRMAMHEGVDTHTLRKALWNYIHCLYGIRYDDYDYGSVNVLLERSLKVFVKTMACHPEQTTARVYHAFWRHFRHSEKVHANLIVMEARLQAALLYTLRAITHYMR, from the exons ATGTCCACCCAGAAGCGAGAGATGGCCAGTGACACCGAGAACTGCTTCACCTGCCGGTCCAACGGAGACGGCGCGCCGGGCCCACAGTCCCGCGGCTCCGGCGACACGACTCGCCGCCGCCGGTGCCAGTCCGAGACCGGAGCCGACGACGGCGGCGGCGCCCCCACCATGAAGAGTCTGGCGCGGCTCTGCAGCAGGGACGAGGAGGAGAGGGCAGCGGCTCTGGAGGAGCTGAGCCGCGGGGTCCTGGTGTGTCTGGGTCTGGACCGGCCCGGCTCCACTCGCCTGGGCAAGGACACGCTGCTGCATCTGCTGCGGCTCTCGTCCTCCTGTCCGTTAGCGGAGGTGCGCGCCAGAGCCACGGAGCTGCTGCGAGCCGCTCAG GAGCAAGGAGTTGACGTGCCCCGCGCCCTGGCCCCTGGTCCCAGCGCCTTCATCCCTGCCAAACAG ATATTGAAAGAAAGGCCCGACCAGGACATCCTAATCGAATCCTTCCTCTCCCTGGGCCGCGTGGACCACGTCACCATGGTGATGGCACTGCACCCCGCCTACCTCAGCTGCTTCCTGAGGACCCAGCATGACCTGCTGGTGCTGGACGGCCCCTTGCCTCGCCACTGGAGGCATTACATCGCCATCATG GCGGCGGCCCGGCACCACTGCTCCTACCTGGTGCAGCAGCACAGCGCCGGCTTCCTGGAGGCCGGCGGGGACGAGAGCTGGCTGAGCGGCCTGCAGCACGCCCCCGCCAAGCTGCGCAGTTTGCACCCCCTCAACAAGCTGCTGGCGCACAGACCCTGGCTGGTCACCCAGCTGCACATCCAG GATCTGGTGTACCCGGGCGCCGAGCTCCGCTGGTCACTGGCCGAGCTCATACAGGCCGTCATCCTCATGGCGCACGCCCACTCGCTCTGCTCCTTCGTGTGGGGCTGCGGACTCAACCCGGAGCCGGACCACGTCGGAGGCCACACCTTCCTGCCGCCCTCGCCCGGACACCCGACCTGCAGTCCCAACAGCCCGGCCCACGAGGACGGCCGCCAAGAG CTGGTGGACGGAGCCATGGAGGTGGAGGTGCTGATGAAGAGGATGGTGGAGCTCCAGCAGCAGGACGAGGAGTGCACGCAGGAGGAGATGGTGACGCGCTTTGAGCGGGAACGAAGCGAGAGCATCCCGACGG CGGTGGTGCGAGGAGCGCCACCCGAGCGACTGCTGCATCTGGTGGAGGACCCGGAGTTCAGATACGAGGACTTTGCCCCCAAAGGAGAGCAGGCTCCGCCCACCATGAGAGCTCAG GACTACTCCTGGGAGGACCACGGCTACTCGCTGGTCAACAGACTGCTGCCGGACATGGGACAGCTCCTGGACGAGAAATTCCAG GTGGTGAGCAACCTGACCTACCACAGGATGGCCATGCACGAGGGCGTGGACACGCACACTCTGAGAAAAGCCCTGTGGAACTACATCCACTGCCTCTACGGCATACG GTACGACGACTACGACTACGGCAGCGTCAACGTGTTGCTGGAGCGCTCCTTGAAGGTGTTCGTCAAGACCATGGCATGTCACCCCGAGCAAACCACCGCACGCGTCTACCACGCCTTCTGGAGGCACTTCAGGCACTCTGAGaag GTCCACGCCAACCTCATCGTGATGGAGGCTCGCCTGCAGGCGGCGCTGTTGTACACCCTGCGAGCCAT
- the sesn2 gene encoding sestrin-2 isoform X2, giving the protein MASDTENCFTCRSNGDGAPGPQSRGSGDTTRRRRCQSETGADDGGGAPTMKSLARLCSRDEEERAAALEELSRGVLVCLGLDRPGSTRLGKDTLLHLLRLSSSCPLAEVRARATELLRAAQEQGVDVPRALAPGPSAFIPAKQILKERPDQDILIESFLSLGRVDHVTMVMALHPAYLSCFLRTQHDLLVLDGPLPRHWRHYIAIMAAARHHCSYLVQQHSAGFLEAGGDESWLSGLQHAPAKLRSLHPLNKLLAHRPWLVTQLHIQDLVYPGAELRWSLAELIQAVILMAHAHSLCSFVWGCGLNPEPDHVGGHTFLPPSPGHPTCSPNSPAHEDGRQELVDGAMEVEVLMKRMVELQQQDEECTQEEMVTRFERERSESIPTAVVRGAPPERLLHLVEDPEFRYEDFAPKGEQAPPTMRAQDYSWEDHGYSLVNRLLPDMGQLLDEKFQVVSNLTYHRMAMHEGVDTHTLRKALWNYIHCLYGIRYDDYDYGSVNVLLERSLKVFVKTMACHPEQTTARVYHAFWRHFRHSEKVHANLIVMEARLQAALLYTLRAITHYMR; this is encoded by the exons ATGGCCAGTGACACCGAGAACTGCTTCACCTGCCGGTCCAACGGAGACGGCGCGCCGGGCCCACAGTCCCGCGGCTCCGGCGACACGACTCGCCGCCGCCGGTGCCAGTCCGAGACCGGAGCCGACGACGGCGGCGGCGCCCCCACCATGAAGAGTCTGGCGCGGCTCTGCAGCAGGGACGAGGAGGAGAGGGCAGCGGCTCTGGAGGAGCTGAGCCGCGGGGTCCTGGTGTGTCTGGGTCTGGACCGGCCCGGCTCCACTCGCCTGGGCAAGGACACGCTGCTGCATCTGCTGCGGCTCTCGTCCTCCTGTCCGTTAGCGGAGGTGCGCGCCAGAGCCACGGAGCTGCTGCGAGCCGCTCAG GAGCAAGGAGTTGACGTGCCCCGCGCCCTGGCCCCTGGTCCCAGCGCCTTCATCCCTGCCAAACAG ATATTGAAAGAAAGGCCCGACCAGGACATCCTAATCGAATCCTTCCTCTCCCTGGGCCGCGTGGACCACGTCACCATGGTGATGGCACTGCACCCCGCCTACCTCAGCTGCTTCCTGAGGACCCAGCATGACCTGCTGGTGCTGGACGGCCCCTTGCCTCGCCACTGGAGGCATTACATCGCCATCATG GCGGCGGCCCGGCACCACTGCTCCTACCTGGTGCAGCAGCACAGCGCCGGCTTCCTGGAGGCCGGCGGGGACGAGAGCTGGCTGAGCGGCCTGCAGCACGCCCCCGCCAAGCTGCGCAGTTTGCACCCCCTCAACAAGCTGCTGGCGCACAGACCCTGGCTGGTCACCCAGCTGCACATCCAG GATCTGGTGTACCCGGGCGCCGAGCTCCGCTGGTCACTGGCCGAGCTCATACAGGCCGTCATCCTCATGGCGCACGCCCACTCGCTCTGCTCCTTCGTGTGGGGCTGCGGACTCAACCCGGAGCCGGACCACGTCGGAGGCCACACCTTCCTGCCGCCCTCGCCCGGACACCCGACCTGCAGTCCCAACAGCCCGGCCCACGAGGACGGCCGCCAAGAG CTGGTGGACGGAGCCATGGAGGTGGAGGTGCTGATGAAGAGGATGGTGGAGCTCCAGCAGCAGGACGAGGAGTGCACGCAGGAGGAGATGGTGACGCGCTTTGAGCGGGAACGAAGCGAGAGCATCCCGACGG CGGTGGTGCGAGGAGCGCCACCCGAGCGACTGCTGCATCTGGTGGAGGACCCGGAGTTCAGATACGAGGACTTTGCCCCCAAAGGAGAGCAGGCTCCGCCCACCATGAGAGCTCAG GACTACTCCTGGGAGGACCACGGCTACTCGCTGGTCAACAGACTGCTGCCGGACATGGGACAGCTCCTGGACGAGAAATTCCAG GTGGTGAGCAACCTGACCTACCACAGGATGGCCATGCACGAGGGCGTGGACACGCACACTCTGAGAAAAGCCCTGTGGAACTACATCCACTGCCTCTACGGCATACG GTACGACGACTACGACTACGGCAGCGTCAACGTGTTGCTGGAGCGCTCCTTGAAGGTGTTCGTCAAGACCATGGCATGTCACCCCGAGCAAACCACCGCACGCGTCTACCACGCCTTCTGGAGGCACTTCAGGCACTCTGAGaag GTCCACGCCAACCTCATCGTGATGGAGGCTCGCCTGCAGGCGGCGCTGTTGTACACCCTGCGAGCCAT